The Bacteroidia bacterium genome includes a region encoding these proteins:
- a CDS encoding cell division protein ZapA, translated as MDDEKLTIRVNIADRYYPLTIKKMEEEQVRKAAKRINDTVLQYKKLYTDKDGQDFLAMAVLQYVTKLTEFEEKQNIAPFVEQIKEIDKELEDYLQKEQNVL; from the coding sequence ATGGACGACGAAAAACTCACAATACGAGTAAATATAGCCGACAGGTATTATCCGCTTACAATAAAAAAAATGGAAGAAGAGCAGGTAAGAAAAGCAGCGAAGCGAATAAATGATACTGTGTTACAATATAAGAAGTTGTATACAGATAAGGATGGACAGGATTTTTTAGCTATGGCAGTTTTGCAGTATGTAACTAAATTAACTGAGTTTGAAGAAAAACAAAATATCGCTCCGTTCGTAGAACAAATTAAAGAGATTGACAAAGAGTTGGAAGATTACCTGCAAAAAGAGCAGAACGTTCTTTAA
- a CDS encoding iron-containing alcohol dehydrogenase, whose product MENFTVNNPTRLVFGKGVCEQIPGHIINYGEKVLLVYGKGSIKNNGIYNEVKQQLEKAGKIIFEFEGIKSNPLVSDVENAIKMGIKNNVDFIFAVGGGSVIDSAKIIAICIPENHDPWQVMKFKVKPTKALPLVTVLTLAATGTEMNQFSVLQNPITKEKVGFGSPLVYPAISYCDPSFTLSVSRDYTSYGIADIIAHSLEAYFGEGDAVLSDRFVVSIIKEMAEAGPKLLNNLNNYLLRARVLWASTCALNGLTFYGRKSGDWGVHDIGHVISLLYDTPHGASLSIVFPAWMKYNSEKLDAKLLWLGQEIFNVTTVDEIISSFEDLFTKLNSPIRLSQIGISDSMKKEITDLLIKNNATGMTVKLDSKALEEIVKLM is encoded by the coding sequence ATGGAAAACTTTACTGTAAATAATCCAACTCGATTGGTATTTGGGAAAGGAGTTTGCGAACAAATACCCGGGCATATTATAAATTATGGCGAAAAAGTATTATTAGTTTATGGAAAAGGGTCAATAAAAAATAATGGCATTTATAACGAAGTAAAACAACAGTTAGAGAAAGCAGGTAAAATAATTTTCGAATTTGAAGGAATAAAATCAAACCCTTTAGTAAGTGATGTAGAGAATGCAATTAAAATGGGAATTAAAAATAATGTAGATTTTATTTTTGCTGTAGGTGGTGGAAGTGTAATTGATTCTGCAAAAATAATTGCTATTTGTATTCCCGAAAATCATGATCCATGGCAGGTAATGAAATTCAAAGTTAAACCAACAAAAGCATTGCCTTTAGTAACTGTATTGACACTTGCTGCTACAGGAACTGAGATGAATCAGTTCTCTGTTCTGCAAAATCCTATAACAAAAGAAAAAGTGGGCTTTGGCTCACCATTAGTTTACCCAGCAATTTCATATTGCGATCCGTCTTTTACATTAAGCGTTTCGAGAGATTATACCAGCTATGGTATTGCCGACATTATTGCACATTCATTAGAAGCATATTTTGGTGAAGGAGACGCTGTGCTTTCTGATAGATTTGTTGTCAGTATTATTAAAGAAATGGCTGAGGCAGGTCCAAAATTACTGAACAACCTAAACAATTATTTGCTCAGAGCAAGGGTTTTGTGGGCTTCAACATGTGCATTAAATGGTTTAACTTTTTATGGAAGAAAATCAGGTGATTGGGGAGTTCATGATATTGGGCATGTAATTTCATTACTTTACGACACACCACACGGAGCTTCATTGTCCATTGTTTTTCCTGCCTGGATGAAATATAATTCAGAAAAATTAGATGCTAAACTTTTATGGTTAGGACAAGAAATATTTAATGTTACAACTGTAGATGAAATAATAAGTTCTTTTGAAGATCTGTTTACAAAATTAAACTCTCCCATAAGACTTTCACAAATTGGTATTTCAGATTCGATGAAAAAGGAAATCACGGATTTACTTATTAAAAACAATGCAACAGGCATGACAGTTAAACTTGACAGCAAAGCACTTGAAGAAATAGTAAAATTAATGTAA
- a CDS encoding T9SS type A sorting domain-containing protein, with translation MKKIIISLMFLFSIGIIKANPITPPPIISEFYLVNDSIWYLELCFNPTFNYDTILDGYQITTSFGTALFKNGIHITQGSIIVITQDSLQTLLKIFRTGDFINIEKTIFSDTYLIDGISFGSNLTYSISSPIAGQSIVNQTYSCWSFMLGQFETNYRLVKENIPSIGINAHQATDFMGTCKGKVFDLMHNPISGILISNNHDFYYAGMGACEIEFDHGVTDTSGKFNVYLKSGKQLIQLFTTSSLLLDTIVFIEPDSLNYYEFTLDTLLNRVVLMSINQNFSLSCFPNPSNGKTAISFELPDNTHNSNTLIKIYNSTGEMIRILPVDISGKQNKYSVEWDGKCYNKTVASGVYYYNLELDGKKVATNKLIITK, from the coding sequence AGGCATTATTAAGGCAAATCCAATAACTCCACCTCCTATAATAAGTGAATTCTATTTAGTTAACGATTCCATTTGGTACCTCGAATTGTGTTTCAACCCGACTTTTAATTATGATACAATTCTTGATGGATATCAGATTACAACTTCATTTGGAACTGCTCTTTTTAAAAATGGGATTCATATAACACAGGGAAGTATTATTGTGATTACTCAAGATAGTTTGCAAACACTGCTTAAAATATTTAGAACAGGAGATTTTATTAATATTGAAAAAACAATATTTTCTGATACATATTTAATTGATGGAATTAGCTTTGGCAGTAATCTTACTTATTCTATAAGTTCTCCTATTGCCGGACAGTCTATTGTAAATCAAACTTATAGTTGTTGGAGCTTTATGTTGGGACAATTTGAAACAAATTATCGTTTAGTAAAGGAAAATATTCCGAGTATTGGTATTAATGCTCATCAGGCTACCGATTTTATGGGAACTTGTAAAGGTAAAGTTTTCGATTTAATGCATAATCCAATTAGTGGTATTCTCATAAGCAATAATCATGATTTCTATTATGCAGGTATGGGAGCTTGTGAAATTGAATTTGACCATGGTGTTACAGATACTTCTGGTAAGTTTAATGTTTATTTAAAAAGTGGAAAGCAACTTATTCAACTTTTTACCACATCCTCTTTGCTTTTAGATACTATAGTTTTTATTGAACCTGATTCTCTAAATTATTATGAATTTACTTTAGATACTCTTTTAAACCGTGTAGTATTAATGTCAATAAATCAAAATTTTTCATTAAGCTGTTTCCCAAATCCTTCCAATGGAAAAACTGCAATCTCATTTGAATTGCCTGATAATACTCACAATTCAAATACATTGATTAAAATCTACAATTCAACAGGTGAAATGATACGGATATTGCCAGTAGATATTTCTGGTAAACAAAATAAGTATTCGGTTGAATGGGATGGAAAATGTTATAATAAAACAGTTGCTTCAGGTGTCTATTATTATAATCTTGAGCTTGACGGAAAAAAAGTTGCAACAAATAAACTTATAATCACAAAGTGA
- the rny gene encoding ribonuclease Y has product MVLTIVVGIIALAAGGVVSYFLWDKALATKAQKAIKEAEAEGEVIRKQKELLAKEKFLQLKSDHEKFVNEKGAKVLQAEQRVIQKEASLSQKIEEVQRNRKEVETLQNNLKLQTEKVEKKKEELEKQKNAHLEKLETISGLSAEEAKSQLIESLKDEAKTSAMAFVNVAMEEAKMTASKEAKRIVIQTIQRVASEAAVENSVTVFHIENDEIKGRIIGREGRNIRALEAATGVEIIVDDTPEAIVLSAFDPVRREIARLALHQLITDGRIHPARIEEVVEKVRKQVEEEMVETGKRTTIDLGIHGLHPELIRLVGKMKYRSSYGQNLLHHSRECANLCAIMASELGLNPVTAKRAGLLHDIGKVSDENPELPHALLGASIAERCKEKAEICNAIGSHHDEIEMTSLLSPIVQVCDAISGARPGARREVAESYVKRLKDLENLALSYPGVLKTYAIQAGRELRVIVGSEKINDKDAETLSYDLARRIQDELTYPGQIRITVIRETRAVAYAK; this is encoded by the coding sequence ATGGTACTAACAATTGTAGTTGGAATTATAGCGTTGGCTGCTGGTGGTGTTGTCTCTTATTTTTTATGGGATAAAGCATTGGCAACAAAGGCACAAAAAGCTATAAAAGAAGCAGAGGCAGAAGGCGAAGTTATAAGAAAACAAAAAGAACTTTTAGCAAAAGAAAAATTTCTCCAGTTAAAATCTGATCACGAAAAATTTGTTAACGAAAAGGGTGCGAAAGTACTTCAGGCTGAGCAACGTGTAATTCAAAAAGAAGCTTCATTATCTCAGAAAATTGAAGAAGTTCAGAGAAACCGTAAAGAAGTTGAAACACTTCAGAATAATCTTAAGTTGCAAACCGAAAAGGTTGAAAAGAAAAAAGAAGAGCTTGAAAAACAGAAAAATGCACATTTAGAAAAACTTGAGACAATCAGCGGACTTTCAGCTGAAGAGGCAAAATCTCAATTGATTGAATCTTTAAAAGATGAAGCAAAAACTTCTGCAATGGCTTTTGTAAATGTAGCTATGGAAGAAGCAAAAATGACTGCTTCTAAAGAAGCTAAAAGAATTGTAATTCAAACTATTCAGCGTGTTGCTTCAGAAGCTGCTGTTGAAAATTCTGTTACAGTTTTTCATATCGAAAATGATGAAATTAAAGGGCGTATTATTGGTCGCGAAGGTCGCAATATTAGAGCTTTGGAAGCTGCAACAGGTGTTGAAATTATTGTTGACGATACCCCTGAAGCAATTGTGCTTTCTGCTTTTGATCCGGTTCGTAGAGAAATTGCACGCTTAGCTCTTCATCAGTTGATTACCGATGGAAGAATTCACCCTGCACGCATCGAGGAAGTTGTCGAGAAAGTTCGCAAACAGGTTGAAGAAGAAATGGTTGAAACCGGTAAACGCACAACAATAGATTTGGGTATTCATGGATTACATCCAGAACTTATTCGTTTGGTTGGAAAAATGAAATATCGTTCTTCATACGGTCAAAATTTATTACATCACTCACGCGAATGTGCTAACCTATGTGCTATTATGGCATCAGAACTTGGATTAAATCCGGTTACTGCAAAACGTGCTGGTTTACTTCATGATATTGGTAAAGTTTCTGACGAAAATCCTGAATTACCTCATGCTTTACTTGGTGCAAGCATTGCTGAGCGTTGTAAAGAAAAAGCAGAAATATGCAATGCAATTGGTTCGCATCATGATGAAATCGAAATGACAAGTTTACTTTCACCAATTGTACAGGTTTGTGATGCCATTAGTGGAGCTCGCCCGGGTGCACGTCGTGAAGTTGCCGAATCATATGTAAAACGATTAAAAGATTTAGAAAATCTTGCGCTTTCATATCCTGGTGTGCTTAAAACATATGCTATTCAGGCTGGTCGTGAGCTTAGAGTAATTGTTGGCAGCGAAAAGATTAACGATAAAGATGCTGAAACATTATCATATGATTTAGCTCGCAGAATTCAGGATGAACTTACTTATCCAGGACAAATAAGAATAACTGTTATTCGCGAAACAAGAGCTGTTGCATACGCTAAGTAA
- a CDS encoding CDGSH iron-sulfur domain-containing protein, whose translation MESPRKAGSKPIEVELINGRIYSWCSCGLSFKQPFCDGEHMGTGIKPKVFKAEKSGSHHLCMCKQTGNIPFCDGTHNTKI comes from the coding sequence ATGGAATCACCAAGAAAAGCAGGAAGTAAACCAATAGAAGTTGAACTAATTAATGGACGTATTTATTCCTGGTGTTCATGTGGTTTATCATTTAAGCAACCATTTTGTGACGGAGAACATATGGGTACAGGAATTAAACCAAAAGTTTTTAAAGCAGAAAAAAGTGGATCGCATCATTTATGCATGTGTAAACAGACTGGCAATATTCCATTTTGCGATGGTACGCATAATACAAAAATTTAA
- a CDS encoding anhydro-N-acetylmuramic acid kinase, whose product MKIQNSYYSIGIMSGTSLDGVDIALCLFDYKLNVWHYKLLKSATFAYTKEWKDKLTNAPNLSSYEFIKLHKEYGIYLGSLVNRFLKGLPIKISLIASHGHTIFHNPAENITFQIGDGHFIASETGITTISDFRTMDVAMGGQGAPLVPIGDEMLFANYDFCLNLGGIANVSFKKDEKRIAFDICPVNMAINYLANKAGKEFDKDGFIAMKGKINIELLVTLNTLNFYNLPTPKSLGREWFETEFLPLIKNEKISIEDRIRTVCEHVSIQIGKVLPGDKQRSILTTGGGALNKYLVQILEQNSIHQFVVPVREVIEFKEAIIFAFLGVLRNRNEINILASATGAKTDSIGGVIHKISAEHTPIKKLF is encoded by the coding sequence ATGAAGATTCAAAACTCATATTATTCTATTGGGATAATGTCGGGCACATCGCTTGACGGAGTAGATATTGCATTATGCCTTTTTGATTATAAATTAAACGTATGGCATTATAAACTTTTAAAATCAGCAACTTTTGCATATACAAAAGAATGGAAAGACAAATTAACCAATGCTCCAAATCTAAGTTCTTATGAATTTATAAAACTTCATAAAGAATATGGAATTTATCTGGGGTCATTAGTAAACAGATTTTTAAAAGGGTTACCAATAAAAATCAGTTTAATTGCCTCACACGGACATACAATTTTTCATAATCCAGCCGAGAATATTACTTTTCAAATTGGTGACGGGCATTTTATTGCATCTGAAACTGGTATAACAACAATCAGTGATTTCAGAACTATGGATGTTGCAATGGGTGGACAAGGCGCACCATTAGTTCCAATTGGCGACGAAATGCTTTTTGCAAATTATGATTTTTGCCTTAATCTTGGCGGGATTGCAAATGTTTCATTTAAAAAAGATGAAAAAAGAATTGCTTTTGATATTTGTCCAGTGAATATGGCTATAAATTATCTTGCAAACAAAGCTGGAAAAGAATTTGATAAGGATGGTTTTATTGCAATGAAAGGAAAAATAAATATTGAATTATTAGTCACACTAAACACACTAAATTTTTATAATTTACCTACCCCAAAGTCGTTAGGAAGAGAGTGGTTTGAAACTGAGTTCTTACCATTAATTAAAAACGAGAAGATTAGTATAGAAGACAGGATTAGGACGGTTTGCGAGCATGTTTCAATTCAGATAGGCAAAGTGTTGCCTGGAGATAAACAACGTTCAATATTAACAACAGGTGGTGGTGCATTAAATAAATATTTGGTGCAAATTCTTGAACAAAACTCCATTCACCAATTTGTTGTTCCTGTAAGAGAAGTTATTGAATTTAAAGAAGCTATTATATTTGCTTTTCTGGGTGTTTTAAGAAATCGTAATGAAATTAACATACTTGCATCGGCAACAGGTGCTAAAACAGATTCAATCGGAGGTGTAATTCACAAAATTAGCGCTGAACACACACCTATTAAGAAATTATTCTAA